A single genomic interval of Hevea brasiliensis isolate MT/VB/25A 57/8 chromosome 4, ASM3005281v1, whole genome shotgun sequence harbors:
- the LOC131179469 gene encoding uncharacterized protein LOC131179469 — protein MIENQIAQQASSSSKTAEALSQMPSYAKFRKDILLKKRKLEDYETVALTEECSAILENKLPLKLKDLGSFSIRCLIGNMNIEKALCDLGASVSLMPLLICKKLDVGELKPITISLQLADRSVKYPMGILENIPIKVGKFFIPVDFVVLEMEEDIQIPIILGRPFLATAGAIIDVKNGQLPLKVGDEEVEFNLFNAMKKKLEPDKCFKVDIIDKENEEESHKAHPEDPLEACIMHSHTIENENTEIIACTQFLTANPL, from the exons ATGattgaaaatcaaattgctcaacaagcaagttcttcaagcaaGACTGCTG AAGCACTCTCTCAAATGCCATCTTATGCCAAGTTCCGTAAAGACATTTtattaaagaaaagaaagctggagGATTATGAGACAGTTGCCCTTACAGAGGAATGCAGCGCCATATTGGAAAACAAGCTACCACTAAAACTCAAGGAcctaggaagcttctccatacgtTGTCTTATCGGTAACATGAATATAGAAAAAGCCCTCTGTGATCTAGGTGCAAGTGTAAGTCTAATGCCTCTATTGATATGTAAGAAGCTGGATGTAGGGGAGCTTAAACCTAtaacaatttcattgcaattggctgatcgatctgtaAAATATCCTATGGGCATTCTAGAAAACATCCCTATCAAGGTGGGAAAGTTCTTTATCCCAGTTGATTTTGTTGTACTGGAAATGGAAGAGGACAtccaaattcctatcatcctgggaagaccTTTCTTAGCAACTGCCGGAGCGATCATAGACGTTAAGAATGGGCAGTTACCTCTCAAGGTAGGAgatgaagaagtggagttcaacctgTTCAATGCAATGAAGAAAAAACTCGAACCTGACAAATGCTTTAAGGTTGATATAATTGACAAGGAAAATGAGGAGGAATCCCATAAAGCACACcctgaagatcctcttgaagcatgcatcATGCACAGCCACACAATAGAGAATGAGAACACAGAAATTATAGCTTGTACACAATTCTTGACAGCTAAtccactgtaa